A single region of the Lotus japonicus ecotype B-129 chromosome 4, LjGifu_v1.2 genome encodes:
- the LOC130712518 gene encoding F-box/kelch-repeat protein At3g23880-like codes for MRTMSDRLGIFPLRTTSFKCFFGFDNSIDTYKVVMVDSNNDASKVRIFNSGDNIWREIEDFPTNVYEDDGFCFRGTLNWLDENEIISLNLGIETCTKMLLPPGFDEVPHTDPHLALLMECLCFCHDSKGTHFIIRKMMEFGITESWTQLLKVRYQDLHMYQIANNVPIHLSPLYIYNGVAVIFTSFDEDQVIVYNMRDNRVERTRFTIEEKW; via the coding sequence ATGAGAACAATGTCTGACAGGTTAGGGATATTTCCTCTCAGGACAACCTCTTTCAAGTGCTTCTTTGGTTTTGATAATTCAATAGATACTTATAAGGTGGTGATGGTTGATTCGAATAATGATGCTTCGAAGGTGAGAATTTTTAACTCGGGTGATAATATTTGGAGAGAAATTGAAGATTTCCCTACTAATGTTTATGAAGATGACGGATTTTGTTTTAGAGGAACATTAAACTGGTTGGATGAAAATGAGATCATTTCCCTCAATTTGGGAATAGAGACTTGCACTAAGATGTTACTCCCTCCGGGATTTGACGAAGTTCCTCATACTGATCCACATCTCGCGCTTTTGATGGAATGCCTTTGTTTCTGCCATGATTCaaagggaactcattttatcATAAGGAAAATGATGGAGTTTGGAATTACAGAGTCTTGGACCCAATTACTCAAAGTTCGTTATCAGGATCTTCACATGTATCAAATTGCTAATAATGTTCCCATTCATTTGTCTCCATTGTACATTTACAATGGTGTTGCAGTGATATTCACAAGTTTTGACGAAGATCAAGTAATTGTCTACAACATGAGAGATAATAGAGTGGAGCGAACTAGGTTTACAATTGAAGAAAAGTGGTAG